The genomic region AAGTACGCAGAATCAGAAGACGGCATTCACTGGAACCGAAACGGGCACGTTTGCATTGATTACGACGAGTTTACGGACGCCATCGGTCGCCCGGCCGTAATCCGGGAAGATGGCCTGTACAAAATGTATTACTCCTACCGGAACGCCAAAAACTTCCGGACCGACGCTTCGCAGAGTTACCGGCTGGGCTATGCCGAGTCTAAAGACGGCCTCAACTGGGAGCGCAAGGACGAACAGATCGGCATTGACCGGTCGACGGACGGCTGGGATTCGCTGATGATGGACTACGCCCACGTGGTGCAGTACAACGAACAGACACTGATGTTCTACAACGGGAATGGATTCGGCGCGTCGGGATTTGGATATGCTATTAAACAGTCGTAAGTCTGTTAGTCGTAAGTCGTAAGCAGTAAGCGGTCTGCCGCTGCGGTTGTAAATGGCTTTGCCGTCTCTCAATCCAGCAGAGCCCCTTACGACCGCAGCAGCGGACTGCTTACGACTTGTGACTGACGACTGACGACTTAAAGAACTTATGAAAGTCAGCGTTAACATAGCAACGTATAATCAGGTTAAGTATATCGCAGAGGCGATGGACGGGGCGTTGCGTCAGGAAACGAATTTCGAGTATGAAATCATCGTGGCCGACGACTGCTCGACGGACGGGACGCAGGAGGTGATTCTGGAGTACGCGGCCAAATATCCCGGAAAAATCATTCCGCTGCTGCACCCGAAAAACCTGGGCGGGGCCGGAAAATTCAATGCCATCAGCGCCATTGAAACTTCGCGCGGCCAGTACATTGCCACCGTTGACGGGGATGATTATTTCTGCCACCCGCAGAAACTTCAGAAACAGGTGGATTTTCTGGACGCCCACCCCGAATGCTCGACCTGCTTCCACAACGCCCAGATTATCTGGGAAGACGGTGAGTTTGCTCCGGAACTGGTCAACGGACCGGAGCAGAAAATCATTTCGACGGTTGCGGACCTGGTGGGCGAGGAAGAAGTCTGGTTTATGGCCACCTCCAGCGTCATGTTCCGGAACGGCCTGCTGAAAGACTATCCCGAATGGTACATGAAGTCGAAAAGCGGCGACATTCCCCGGTACATTCTGCTGGCAAAAAAGGGAAATATCGGTTATATTCCCGAAGTGATGTCGGTTTACCGCAAAAACCGGAACGGCATCAGCTTTACGGACCATAAATGGGATGCCGAATTCCTTTACAACCGCATCGGAATGTACGAAGGCATCAACCAGGAACTGGATTACCGGTTCGACAAGGTCCTGAAGAAAAATATTGCCCGGTATTACCGGATGCTGCTGGATTCAAAACAATACAATGACCGCTATTTCCGCCGGGCCGGACTGGCCCTGAAATACCTCAATCTGGGGCGGCCAAACTGGCGGATTACCAAAGAAGTAATCCGGGATTATCTGATTCCGGAATCCGTTTTGAAAATATATAGTACGTTTCGCTTACTTCCACACCGTTGAAGTCAGCGGTTGATTGATGACTGATGGCTAACCACATTAACGTATGAAACTAAGTGTTGTTATTCCGGCTTATAACGAAGAAGAGTCGTTGCCCGAAACTCTGCGGACCCTGTACCGGACGCTGGCGAAGTATGACATTCCGCACGAAATCTGCGTAACCAACGACAATTCGAAAGACGGGACGCTGCGGGTGTTAGACCAGTTGTCGATCGAAATTCCAACCCTGGTGTACTTCACCAATCCCGGTCCCAACGGCTTCGGCTACGCGGTTCGCTACGGACTGGAGCGTTTTTCGGGCGACTGCGTGGCGGTCTTCATGGCCGATATGTCCGACGACCCGGAAGACCTCGTCAGGTTCTATTACAAAATGCTCGAAGGCGACTACGACTGCGTGTTCGGGTCGCGCTGGATCAAGGGCGGCAAGGTCATCGATTATCCGGGCCTCAAAAAGTACATCAACCGGGTAGCCAACGCCATCATCCGGGTGCTCGTCGGCATCAAATACAACGATACCACCAATGCCTTCAAGCTCTACAAACGCGAGACGATGGATGGCCTCAAGCCGTTCCTGTCTCCGCACTTCAACCTGACGGTAGAACTGCCGCTAAAGGCGATTGTCCGGGGATACAGCTACGCCGTGGTGCCAAACAGCTGGACCAACCGGAAGTATGGCGAGTCGAAACTGAAAATCAAAGAGATGGGCAGCCGGTACTTTTTTATCCTGATGTACTGCCTGATCGAAAAATACTTCT from Tellurirhabdus rosea harbors:
- a CDS encoding glycosyltransferase family 2 protein, giving the protein MKVSVNIATYNQVKYIAEAMDGALRQETNFEYEIIVADDCSTDGTQEVILEYAAKYPGKIIPLLHPKNLGGAGKFNAISAIETSRGQYIATVDGDDYFCHPQKLQKQVDFLDAHPECSTCFHNAQIIWEDGEFAPELVNGPEQKIISTVADLVGEEEVWFMATSSVMFRNGLLKDYPEWYMKSKSGDIPRYILLAKKGNIGYIPEVMSVYRKNRNGISFTDHKWDAEFLYNRIGMYEGINQELDYRFDKVLKKNIARYYRMLLDSKQYNDRYFRRAGLALKYLNLGRPNWRITKEVIRDYLIPESVLKIYSTFRLLPHR
- a CDS encoding glycosyltransferase family 2 protein is translated as MKLSVVIPAYNEEESLPETLRTLYRTLAKYDIPHEICVTNDNSKDGTLRVLDQLSIEIPTLVYFTNPGPNGFGYAVRYGLERFSGDCVAVFMADMSDDPEDLVRFYYKMLEGDYDCVFGSRWIKGGKVIDYPGLKKYINRVANAIIRVLVGIKYNDTTNAFKLYKRETMDGLKPFLSPHFNLTVELPLKAIVRGYSYAVVPNSWTNRKYGESKLKIKEMGSRYFFILMYCLIEKYFSRGDYRKKPVSVPPKATV